The proteins below come from a single Rhodococcus sp. WMMA185 genomic window:
- a CDS encoding pyridoxal phosphate-dependent aminotransferase encodes MAIVSNADHGNQRTPHRRLEQSTKLQNVLYEIRGPVHAHAARLEAEGHRILKLNIGNPAPFGFDAPDVIMRDMIAALPYAQGYSESKGILSARRAIVTRYELVPGFPELDVDDIYLGNGVSELITMTMQALLNNGDEVLIPAPDYPLWTAMTSLSGGTPVHYLCDEGNDWNPDIADIESKITDKTKALVVINPNNPTGAVYSMEVLQQLVDLARKHQLLLLADEIYDKILYDDAKHISLATLAPDLLCLTFNGLSKAYRVAGYRAGWVAITGPKEHAGGFLEGLDLLASTRLCPNVPGQHAIQVALGGYQSIEDLILPGGRLLEQRDVAWQRLNMIPGVTCVKPRGALYAFPRLDPNVHEIYDDEKLVQDLLLQEKILMVQGTGFNWPDHDHLRIVTLPWARDLAVAIERFGNFLTSYKQ; translated from the coding sequence ATGGCGATCGTGAGCAACGCAGACCACGGCAACCAGCGCACGCCGCACCGCAGGCTCGAGCAGTCCACCAAGCTGCAGAACGTCCTGTACGAGATCCGCGGACCGGTACACGCCCACGCCGCGCGACTGGAGGCAGAGGGTCACCGGATCCTCAAGCTCAACATCGGCAACCCGGCGCCGTTCGGTTTCGACGCGCCCGACGTGATCATGCGCGACATGATCGCCGCACTCCCTTATGCGCAGGGGTATTCGGAGTCGAAGGGCATCCTCTCGGCTCGCCGCGCGATCGTCACCCGCTACGAGCTCGTTCCAGGTTTCCCGGAACTCGACGTCGACGACATCTACCTGGGCAACGGTGTATCCGAACTCATCACGATGACGATGCAGGCGCTGCTCAACAATGGTGACGAGGTGCTCATCCCCGCACCCGACTACCCGCTGTGGACAGCGATGACGAGCCTTTCCGGAGGCACCCCGGTGCACTACCTCTGCGACGAGGGCAACGACTGGAACCCCGATATCGCCGACATCGAGTCGAAGATCACCGACAAGACCAAGGCGCTCGTGGTCATCAACCCCAACAATCCGACCGGCGCGGTCTACTCGATGGAGGTGCTGCAGCAACTCGTCGACCTGGCCCGCAAACATCAGCTGCTGCTCCTCGCAGACGAAATCTACGACAAGATCCTCTACGACGACGCCAAGCACATCTCGCTGGCAACGCTGGCGCCGGATCTGCTGTGCCTGACGTTCAACGGCCTGTCGAAGGCCTACCGTGTTGCGGGCTACCGCGCCGGATGGGTGGCAATCACCGGTCCGAAGGAACATGCCGGCGGCTTCCTCGAGGGCCTCGACCTGCTGGCCTCGACGCGACTCTGCCCGAACGTGCCCGGACAACATGCCATCCAGGTGGCACTTGGCGGGTACCAGAGCATCGAAGACCTGATCCTGCCCGGCGGACGACTGCTCGAACAGCGCGACGTGGCCTGGCAGCGCCTCAACATGATTCCTGGTGTCACCTGTGTGAAGCCGCGCGGCGCTCTATACGCGTTTCCTCGGCTCGACCCCAACGTGCACGAGATTTACGACGACGAGAAGCTGGTCCAGGATCTCTTGCTGCAGGAGAAGATCCTGATGGTGCAGGGCACGGGATTCAACTGGCCCGATCACGACCACCTCCGAATCGTGACCCTGCCGTGGGCGAGGGATCTCGCTGTCGCCATCGAGCGATTCGGAAACTTCCTGACCAGCTACAAGCAGTAG
- a CDS encoding Hsp70 family protein, whose translation MGSVLGVSVGASAIRLTRPDAATAEGAAYHLPSFEAKTIPVGGARPEEIAAESISAILADPSSAEQGCATAIAYRDEAQADVIEAEIARWQIGNCELVSEPFAALTFLEASGALGEQHETAVFYDLGSSGLTVSVVDRATGEVVEAARTDTVSGDVFDRLIRDHQLENARIEAPHDATESSSLDTLCRQAKEHLSTDTVAAMPGDSGLLLLSRDVFDSLIAFPLESSARLVSEVIARSGRAPGAVVVMGGGARVPLVRSALESWLRLPVIVPDNPELVVARGAALHADQMQQSSHAVASTPTQSAGPYAPYQHYESQDSYEPRESLAQYPPDEAAPGPFEPEISHYARSDAASRGTVPASAPSWLNPAPRPASSQVAKRPIRKSVLAGAGVVLALGGAIGLGVGLGGNGATETEDASPSPVATPLTTRPPVVTEMATQPPPPPPPPTSTTTPTSTTTTVQAPVQRAPQVWTPPPAEPPPPPPPPPPIFPNFPEFELPQLPPLPPLPELPQLPGF comes from the coding sequence ATGGGTTCGGTTCTAGGTGTGTCGGTCGGCGCGAGCGCAATTCGCCTGACTCGACCAGATGCTGCCACTGCCGAAGGCGCCGCGTATCACCTTCCGTCGTTCGAAGCCAAGACGATCCCAGTCGGCGGTGCACGGCCCGAGGAGATCGCCGCCGAGTCGATCAGCGCCATCCTTGCCGACCCGTCGAGTGCTGAGCAGGGGTGCGCAACCGCAATCGCCTACCGGGACGAAGCGCAGGCAGATGTCATCGAAGCCGAGATTGCCCGCTGGCAGATCGGCAATTGCGAGCTCGTGTCCGAGCCATTCGCTGCGCTCACATTTCTTGAGGCGTCGGGAGCGCTCGGTGAGCAACATGAGACGGCCGTGTTCTACGACCTCGGCAGCTCCGGCCTCACTGTGAGTGTTGTGGACCGGGCGACCGGCGAGGTTGTGGAAGCGGCGCGCACCGACACCGTCAGTGGTGACGTGTTCGACCGGCTGATCCGCGACCACCAATTGGAGAATGCTCGCATCGAGGCACCGCACGACGCGACCGAGAGTTCCTCGCTCGACACCCTCTGCCGCCAGGCGAAGGAGCACTTGTCTACAGACACCGTCGCCGCGATGCCCGGCGACAGTGGCCTGCTGTTGCTCTCGAGGGATGTGTTCGATTCGCTGATCGCCTTCCCTCTCGAGTCATCGGCGCGCTTGGTATCCGAGGTGATCGCGAGGTCTGGGCGTGCCCCGGGTGCCGTGGTGGTGATGGGCGGCGGTGCGCGGGTACCGCTCGTGCGGTCCGCGCTCGAGTCCTGGCTCAGGTTGCCTGTCATCGTTCCGGACAATCCGGAGCTGGTGGTAGCACGGGGTGCCGCATTGCATGCGGATCAGATGCAGCAGTCGTCTCACGCGGTGGCCTCAACTCCGACCCAATCCGCCGGGCCTTACGCGCCCTACCAGCACTACGAGTCTCAGGATTCCTACGAGCCTCGAGAATCCTTAGCCCAGTACCCACCGGACGAGGCCGCGCCGGGTCCCTTCGAACCGGAAATCTCGCACTACGCGCGGAGCGATGCTGCGTCACGCGGCACAGTTCCCGCGAGTGCACCGTCCTGGCTCAATCCCGCACCGCGGCCGGCGAGTTCGCAGGTCGCGAAACGGCCGATCCGAAAGTCAGTACTGGCTGGCGCAGGCGTCGTGCTGGCGCTCGGCGGAGCCATCGGACTCGGCGTCGGCCTCGGTGGCAACGGCGCTACCGAGACCGAGGACGCATCACCGTCACCGGTGGCTACGCCTCTTACTACCCGTCCGCCCGTTGTCACGGAGATGGCCACACAGCCACCACCTCCACCACCACCGCCGACGTCGACAACGACGCCCACATCGACGACAACCACTGTCCAAGCACCCGTACAGAGGGCGCCGCAGGTCTGGACTCCTCCGCCGGCGGAACCGCCGCCGCCACCGCCGCCGCCACCGCCGATCTTCCCGAACTTTCCGGAGTTCGAGCTCCCGCAGCTTCCGCCGCTACCTCCACTGCCGGAGCTGCCCCAGCTTCCGGGCTTCTAG
- a CDS encoding helix-turn-helix domain-containing protein has translation MATSTRIRFGKLVHKRRRFLNLTQDQVTAAGGPSDAAQTRAENGTGPDPSIETLRKLDTALQWVPGSAARALEGGDPTPLEMLGREEGKPRSRRLTLGPSEIPLDLDTIVEILDPHTRIAKLSAAHPEVPGLADAAGSLSRAVSKITGAYVTRLLEVNGGPSGPRQPLLEFAFGHLFEEPSNVTDPSEREEVHYRRFLYGKEEELDTATRERFRRRWEESVKLIGAENPNRSGGSEVNA, from the coding sequence GTGGCAACCAGTACTCGCATACGTTTCGGGAAATTGGTCCACAAGAGGCGTCGCTTCCTGAACCTCACACAGGATCAGGTAACTGCAGCCGGCGGTCCGTCCGACGCAGCGCAAACACGGGCCGAGAACGGCACCGGCCCCGATCCGAGCATCGAGACGCTCCGCAAACTGGACACTGCTCTGCAGTGGGTGCCGGGCAGCGCGGCACGAGCACTCGAGGGTGGTGATCCGACGCCACTGGAGATGCTCGGACGCGAGGAAGGAAAGCCGCGGTCACGTCGGCTTACGCTCGGGCCCTCGGAGATTCCTCTGGATCTCGACACCATCGTCGAGATACTGGATCCTCATACCCGCATTGCGAAACTGAGCGCGGCACACCCAGAAGTGCCCGGACTTGCCGATGCCGCTGGCAGCCTCAGCCGAGCCGTCTCCAAAATCACCGGGGCGTACGTGACCCGTCTACTCGAGGTCAACGGAGGGCCGTCCGGACCGCGTCAACCATTGCTGGAGTTCGCATTCGGCCATCTATTCGAGGAACCGTCGAACGTCACCGACCCGAGTGAACGTGAAGAAGTGCACTATCGACGCTTCCTCTACGGCAAAGAGGAAGAGCTGGACACGGCCACACGGGAGCGCTTCCGGCGACGCTGGGAAGAGTCGGTGAAACTCATCGGGGCAGAGAACCCGAACCGTAGCGGCGGGTCCGAAGTGAACGCATGA
- a CDS encoding S9 family peptidase yields MTSAPYGSWPSPITAADLASSGHPVEGGRYVGEDVWWSELRPNEGGRIAVRRIGLDGEPEDVLPVPWNARTRVHEYGGGAWTVTDAGRLVFAEFSDQRLYLLEGETPVPLTPEPPRECSLRYGDLSVNDGAVWAVRETHDADGGVARDICVIPLDGSAADDAHHVRSVVAGSDFLANPRLSPDRRHLAWIAWNHPQMPWDGTELRVAEIVGGRVTGEIKTLLGGPEESVLQPEWVGPAELYTISDRSGWWNLYRVAIDASDVAALCPMDADFGGPLWMLGARWHARRDDGTLLTVRTFGTDTLAVLDPGTGSLTDIALDGLTSVSLGERRGNQVLLVTGGAQTPSGLRELDLDTGALRTIRLSVTDLPESAYLPEARQLTFRGADREVHAIAYPPRHPRYEGEAGELPPYVAFVHGGPTSRVAPSLNPVFAFFTSRGIGVVDVNYGGSTGYGREYRNRLRGQWGVVDVEDVVAAVTGLADSGMADPRRLAIEGGSAGGWTVLAALTTSDVFACGASYFGVAELEEFAKETHDFESRYLDGLIGPLPEAADLYTQRAPLNNVAGLNCPVLLLQGLDDPIVPPSQAERFRDALVEKGIPHAYLEYEGESHGFRKLDTLISSRNAELSFYGQVMGFETPDVPKLELWQPPRG; encoded by the coding sequence ATGACCTCTGCGCCCTATGGTTCCTGGCCCTCTCCGATCACGGCGGCTGACCTTGCCTCCAGCGGCCATCCAGTCGAGGGTGGCAGGTACGTGGGAGAAGACGTGTGGTGGTCCGAGCTGCGCCCGAACGAAGGTGGCCGAATCGCGGTACGACGCATCGGCCTGGATGGCGAGCCCGAGGACGTCCTTCCTGTCCCGTGGAACGCGCGCACACGTGTGCACGAGTACGGCGGCGGGGCCTGGACCGTCACCGACGCCGGTCGGCTGGTGTTCGCGGAGTTCAGCGATCAGCGGCTGTATCTGTTGGAGGGCGAGACCCCGGTGCCGCTGACACCGGAGCCTCCCCGGGAGTGTTCGTTGCGGTACGGCGATCTGTCCGTGAACGACGGCGCGGTGTGGGCGGTGCGCGAGACGCACGATGCGGATGGTGGCGTCGCCCGCGATATCTGCGTGATCCCGCTTGACGGTTCGGCAGCGGACGACGCGCACCATGTGCGGTCCGTCGTGGCTGGTTCCGATTTTCTCGCCAATCCGCGGCTTTCTCCCGATCGCCGCCACCTCGCGTGGATTGCCTGGAACCATCCTCAGATGCCGTGGGACGGAACCGAGCTCCGGGTAGCGGAGATTGTCGGGGGTCGCGTGACCGGCGAGATCAAGACGCTCCTCGGTGGCCCGGAGGAATCGGTGCTGCAACCCGAGTGGGTCGGTCCCGCGGAGTTGTACACGATCAGCGACCGTAGCGGCTGGTGGAACCTCTATCGAGTCGCCATCGATGCTTCCGATGTCGCCGCGTTGTGCCCGATGGACGCAGACTTCGGTGGGCCCCTGTGGATGCTCGGCGCCCGGTGGCACGCACGCCGTGACGACGGAACATTGCTGACCGTCAGGACATTCGGCACCGATACTCTTGCGGTGCTCGATCCCGGCACCGGTTCACTCACGGACATCGCGCTCGACGGTCTCACCAGCGTGAGCTTGGGGGAGCGGCGCGGCAATCAGGTCCTGCTGGTGACCGGTGGCGCGCAGACACCGTCAGGCCTGCGCGAACTGGACCTCGATACCGGCGCGCTGCGCACCATCCGGCTTTCTGTCACCGATCTTCCCGAGTCGGCGTACTTGCCGGAGGCCCGGCAGTTGACGTTCAGGGGCGCCGACCGCGAAGTGCACGCCATCGCGTATCCACCGCGGCATCCGCGGTACGAGGGTGAAGCGGGCGAGTTGCCACCGTATGTCGCGTTCGTGCACGGCGGGCCTACGTCACGGGTCGCACCATCTCTGAATCCTGTGTTCGCATTCTTCACAAGCCGCGGCATCGGCGTCGTCGATGTCAACTACGGCGGGTCGACCGGATACGGTCGCGAATACCGCAACCGGCTCCGGGGCCAGTGGGGTGTCGTCGACGTCGAGGACGTAGTGGCGGCCGTGACCGGGCTGGCCGATTCGGGTATGGCTGACCCCCGCAGGCTCGCGATCGAAGGTGGGTCCGCCGGTGGGTGGACCGTACTCGCGGCTTTGACCACCTCGGATGTTTTCGCATGTGGCGCTTCATACTTCGGTGTAGCCGAGTTGGAAGAGTTCGCGAAGGAGACACACGATTTCGAATCCAGGTATCTCGATGGCCTCATCGGACCGCTGCCCGAGGCAGCCGATCTCTATACGCAGCGCGCACCGCTGAACAATGTCGCCGGACTCAATTGTCCGGTGCTGCTGCTCCAGGGACTCGACGATCCGATCGTGCCGCCGTCGCAGGCCGAGCGGTTCAGGGATGCGCTGGTGGAGAAGGGCATCCCGCACGCATATCTCGAATACGAGGGGGAATCGCACGGCTTCCGCAAGCTGGATACCCTGATCAGCTCACGCAACGCCGAACTGTCCTTCTACGGGCAGGTAATGGGATTCGAGACACCGGATGTTCCGAAGCTCGAGCTCTGGCAGCCACCGCGAGGCTGA